The following are encoded together in the Platichthys flesus chromosome 9, fPlaFle2.1, whole genome shotgun sequence genome:
- the sned1 gene encoding sushi, nidogen and EGF-like domain-containing protein 1 isoform X1: MVLVLQALLPCLCTLLSLDLLPGVDPAVPLEDFYPFGQDKGDTQTIAQDDGGSGLVEISVAFPFFGDRHTGLYVNNNGLVSFLREVSQFTPVAFPIAGDRRVVAPFWADVDNRRAGRVFYRESLEPSILSRASGDVRMYFSEFPSFKAVWALISTWHQVTFFGGNSVTPVNTFQVVLITDGELSFTIFQYNNITWTTGMHASSGGNLAGLGGIAAQAGFNAGDGKRYFNIPSSRTADVVNVEGTTNVGYPGRWVFRIDNAHVEVGGCNNSASVCPHLRPCLNGGQCIDDCITGNPSFTCSCLAGFTGRRCQIDVDECASYPCQNGGTCKDQINSFICQCPPAYTGILCETDIDECSDRPCLNNALCVQGAGTFTCACEPGYTGALCETDINECESQPCLNGGECVDRLANFTCVCPATFTGALCETELVALQVNSTEAENQTALCGDDECNKHQICEHTSSGVYNCTCAPGFYGDKCEEECLCENGGVCVDINGTCECPSGYTGLYCQFEVTQTPCSHGRLCPDGGPCLEFGGAYLCTCQTSVAELDLKDFDPYVQPRSVCDSSPCLNGGYCYERDGGYTCECKYGYWGKHCEKVRLNTCASGPCRNGGSCKEEAGSYRCVCPYRFTGKHCEVGKPDPCASTPCLNGGTCFHYIGKYKCECTEAFSGRHCDINRSSVQTSAELSCGPPLQVKHAEVQFSSTTPGSMAVYICHSGFMSVPRATQSICGIQGDWSQPPVCEEINECLLQPCLNGGTCQNQVGSYQCVCKDGFSGNRCETETHTCLSEPCKHGGTCEDQPGSYLCHCPQGFQGQNCEIEQDACESNPCLNGGVCRGYRRHYVCVCKGGFFGDQCQMLEDPCVLQLCGNRGVCRTDRRGNYYCVCKTGYTGKDCEKDLLPPSGLHVLRVEESEVELRWDEPEPSHSLISGFAVTYAPLGRGGDPKTDYLDRHQSTHVMRGLVPGLLYNISTFSIKRSTNRKDSSQPATALIRTRPRRVEELQLVNVSSSQVWLRWLVQAARHAAVSRVHVSLLPSDGSEARTAVLNTSTTEYSFSSLLPGQMYTVDVLTQSGIRPDEFPSTSLSVGPLQFWSRPLPPQNLSLSHVTTNSALITWSRHPRSVPDGFVVNVTRGLNTRSRFLPNGKLGSYTLRELTPGQQYYLALTSVKSTGQQQIHSFPQHLAFTTLPMEGRSPRRERPAATGQGTQVGRTPPPSQPQDLGGAAVTENSEEIPRYTELIDRRGKITAKLTHLPRKAIRHRNKPDPPIRLEKMEETTNKISLALEIQEEGLRRKPESPQDCRSLPCQNGGTCVSGGDSFICDCAVGFKGKQCELSCQRVPHPCTRIYSETKSVPVWEGGVCHYLYKRTYKVQQDVCYREVCEPVLPKTSQTARKTHRQQ; this comes from the exons ATGGTGTTGGTGCTGCAAGCCCTGCTGCCCTGCCTTTGCACCCTGCTTTCCCTGGACCTGCTGCCTGGGGTGGACCCCGCCGTGCCCCTGGAGGACTTCTACCCCTTTGGCCAGGACAAGGGGGACACCCAGACCATCGCTCAGGACGACGGAGGCTCCGGGCTGGTGGAGATCTCTGTTGCTTTCCCCTTCTTTGGAGACCGGCACACAGGACTCTAT GTTAACAACAATGGCCTTGTATCTTTCCTGAGGGAGGTATCGCAATTCACACCAGTAGCTTTTCCAATTGCTGGGGACAGACGGGTCGTAGCACCATTCTGGGCTGATGTGGACAACCGTCGGGCTGGGAGAGTCTTTTACAGAGAGAGCCTGGAGCCGTCCATCCTGAGTCGGGCATCTGGTGATGTCCGGATGTACTTTTCAGAGTTCCCCAGCTTCAAGGCCGTGTGGGCCCTCATCTCAACATGGCACCAAGTTACTTTCTTTGGAGGCAACTCCGTCACACCG GTAAATACTTTCCAAGTGGTGCTCATTACAGACGGAGAGCTTTCCTTTACTATATTCCAGTACAATAATATCACTTGGACCACAGGCATGCATGCCAGCAGCGGAGGAAACCTGGCCGGGCTGGGAGGGATCGCAGCGCAG GCAGGTTTCAATGCTGGTGACGGCAAGCGCTATTTCAACATCCCCAGCTCCCGCACGGCTGATGTGGTGAACGTTGAGGGGACCACCAACGTGGGCTACCCAGGCAGATGGGTGTTCCGTATTGACAACGCACACGTAGAAGTGGGTGGATGCAATAACTCAG CATCTGTGTGCCCACACCTGCGACCATGCCTGAATGGAGGCCAGTGCATCGACGACTGCATTACAGGCAACCCCTCCTTCACCTGCTCCTGCCTGGCTGGCTTCACCGGTCGACGCTGCCAAATCG ATGTAGATGAATGTGCCTCATATCCTTGCCAGAATGGAGGGACTTGTAAAGACCAGATTAACAGTTTCATCTGCCAGTGTCCACCTGCATACACTGGGATTCTGTGTGAAACAG atatCGACGAGTGCAGCGACAGGCCGTGCCTCAACAACGCGTTGTGTGTGCAAGGCGCCGGCACTTTCACCTGCGCGTGTGAACCGGGCTACACTGGCGCACTGTGTGAGACAG ACATAAACGAATGTGAGTCGCAGCCTTGTCTGAATGGAGGAGAATGCGTCGATCGGCTGGCCAACTTCACCTGCGTTTGTCCCGCTACCTTCACCGGAGCGCTCTGTGAGACAG AACTGGTAGCACTTCAGGTTAATTCAACTGAGGCAGAAAACCAAACAG CTTTGTGCGGAGACGATGAATGCAACAAGCACCAGATTTGTGAACACACTAGCTCCGGGGTCTACAACTGTACATGCGCTCCGGGCTTCTACGGGGACAAGTGTGAAG aggaaTGTCTTTGCGAGAATGGGGGTGTCTGTGTGGACATCAATGGGACATGTGAATGCCCTTCAGGCTACACAGGACTCTACTGTCAGTTCG AAGTTACCCAAACGCCATGCAGTCATGGCAGGCTGTGCCCTGATGGAGGCCCTTGCTTGGAGTTCGGGGGAGCATACCTGTGCACGTGTCAGACAAGTGTAGCAGAGCTAGATCTCAAGGACTTCGATCCCTATG TACAGCCCCGATCGGTCTGCGACTCCTCTCCATGTCTGAATGGGGGTTACTGTTACGAGCGGGACGGGGGCTACACCTGCGAATGCAAATACGgctactgggggaaacactgtgAGAAAG TTAGACTCAACACTTGTGCTTCTGGTCCCTGCCGCAACGGTGGCTCCTGTAAGGAAGAGGCGGGAAgctacagatgtgtgtgtcccTACAGATTCACTGGGAAACACTGTGAAGTGG GGAAGCCAGACCCCTGTGCCTCCACCCCCTGTCTAAATGGCGGGACGTGTTTTCACTACATTGGAAAGTATAAATGTGAATGCACCGAGGCCTTCAGTGGCAGACACTGTGACATAAACAGGAGCTCAGTGCAAACCTCTGCAG AGCTGAGCTGTGGGCCGCCACTGCAAGTCAAGCACGCCGAGGTCCAGTTCTCCTCGACAACACCGGGCTCCATGGCCGTGTATATTTGCCACTCAGGCTTCATGTCTGTGCCCAGAGCCACCCAGAGCATCTGTGGTATTCAGGGAGACTGGAGCCAGCCACCAGTTTGTGAGG AGATCAACGAGTGTCTATTACAGCCTTGCCTTAATGGTGGTACGTGTCAAAACCAGGTTGGATCctaccagtgtgtgtgtaaggatgGCTTCAGTGGAAACCGCTGTGAAACAG agacacacacatgcctgtcTGAACCCTGTAAGCACGGGGGGACTTGCGAGGACCAGCCTGGATCCTACTTGTGCCACTGTCCACAAGGTTTCCAAGGCCAGAACTGTGAAATAG agcaGGATGCGTGTGAATCCAACCCCTGCCTGAATGGAGGAGTGTGTCGGGGCTACAGGCGGcattatgtgtgcgtgtgcaaagGAGGTTTTTTTGGGGACCAGTGCCAGATGT TGGAAGATCCATGTGTACTGCAGCTTTGTGGAAACCGTGGCGTCTGCAGGACTGACAGGAGAGGAAACTACTACTGTGTCTGCAAAACAGGATACACAGGCAAAGACTGTGAGAAAG ACCTGTTGCCTCCCTCTGGGCTTCATGTGCTGCGCGTGGAAGAGAGCGAGGTGGAGCTGCGCTGGGACGAGCCGGAGCCCTCGCACAGCCTGATCAGCGGATTCGCTGTCACCTACGCTCCACTGGGGCGAGGGGGTGACCCCAAAACAGATTACCTGGACAGGCATCAGTCCACCCACGTCATGCGGGGCCTGGTGCCCGGCCTGCTCTACAACATCTCCACCTTCTCCATCAAACGCAGCACCAACAGAAAAGACTCCAGTCAGCCTGCCACCGCACTGATACGCACCA gaccTCGgcgggtggaggagctgcagctggtgaACGTGTCCTCATCTCAGGTGTGGCTGCGTTGGCTGGTTCAGGCGGCTCGTCATGCAGCGGTCAGCAGGGTGCACGTGTCTCTGCTGCCCTCCGATGGAAGCGAGGCACGCACTGCAGTGCTCAACACCAGCACCACTGAGTACAGCTTCAG TTCGCTACTTCCTGGTCAGATGTACACAGTGGACGTGTTGACTCAAAGTGGAATCAGACCAGATGAGTTTCCCTCCACCAGCCTCTCAGTTGGACCACTGCAGTTCTGGAGCA GGCCTCTCCCCCCACAGAACCTCTCCCTGTCACATGTGACCACAAACTCCGCGCTGATCACCTGGAGCCGCCACCCGAGAAGTGTCCCAGATGGCTTTGTGGTCAACGTGACCCGAGGGTTGAATACCAGGAGTCGCTTCCTGCCCAACGGGAAGTTAGGATCGTATACCCTCCGTGAGCTGACGCCAGGACAGCAATACTATCTGGCTCTCACATCCGTCAAAAGCACGGGGCAGCAGCAGATCCACAGCTTTCCTCAGCACTTGGCCTTCACTACCT TGCCAATGGAGGGGAGATCACCAAGGAGAGAGAGGCCAGCGGCGACTGGTCAGGGAACGCAGGTGGGACGCACACCTCCCCCATCACAGCCTCAGGACCTGGGAGGTGCGGCAGTGACGGAGAACTCTGAGGAAATTCCCAG ATACACAGAGCTCATTGACAGGAGAGGAAAGATAACGGCCAAGTTGACTCACTTACCTCGAAAAGCCATTCGACATCGTAATA AGCCTGACCCTCCGATTAGATTAGAGAAGAtggaagaaacaacaaacaaaatcagcCTTGCACTAGAGATTCAAGAAGAAGGTTTAAGAAGGAAGCCTG AGTCGCCCCAGGACTGTCGCAGTCTGCCCTGTCAGAATGGGGGTACATGTGTGAGTGGAGGAGACTCCTTCATCTGCGACTGTGCAGTGGGGTTCAAGGGCAAACAGTGTGAACTGT CGTGCCAGCGAGTGCCCCACCCATGTACCCGTATCTACTCTGAAACAAAGAGTGTGCCTGTCTGGGAGGGTGGAGTCTGCCACTACCT atACAAAAGAACGTATAAAGTACAGCAGGACGTCTGTTATCGAGAGGTTTGTGAACCAGTGCTTCCGAAGACAAGTCAGA CagccagaaaaacacacagacaacaataA
- the sned1 gene encoding sushi, nidogen and EGF-like domain-containing protein 1 isoform X3, which produces MVLVLQALLPCLCTLLSLDLLPGVDPAVPLEDFYPFGQDKGDTQTIAQDDGGSGLVEISVAFPFFGDRHTGLYVNNNGLVSFLREVSQFTPVAFPIAGDRRVVAPFWADVDNRRAGRVFYRESLEPSILSRASGDVRMYFSEFPSFKAVWALISTWHQVTFFGGNSVTPVNTFQVVLITDGELSFTIFQYNNITWTTGMHASSGGNLAGLGGIAAQAGFNAGDGKRYFNIPSSRTADVVNVEGTTNVGYPGRWVFRIDNAHVEVGGCNNSASVCPHLRPCLNGGQCIDDCITGNPSFTCSCLAGFTGRRCQIDVDECASYPCQNGGTCKDQINSFICQCPPAYTGILCETDIDECSDRPCLNNALCVQGAGTFTCACEPGYTGALCETDINECESQPCLNGGECVDRLANFTCVCPATFTGALCETELVALQVNSTEAENQTALCGDDECNKHQICEHTSSGVYNCTCAPGFYGDKCEEECLCENGGVCVDINGTCECPSGYTGLYCQFVTQTPCSHGRLCPDGGPCLEFGGAYLCTCQTSVAELDLKDFDPYVQPRSVCDSSPCLNGGYCYERDGGYTCECKYGYWGKHCEKVRLNTCASGPCRNGGSCKEEAGSYRCVCPYRFTGKHCEVGKPDPCASTPCLNGGTCFHYIGKYKCECTEAFSGRHCDINRSSVQTSAELSCGPPLQVKHAEVQFSSTTPGSMAVYICHSGFMSVPRATQSICGIQGDWSQPPVCEEINECLLQPCLNGGTCQNQVGSYQCVCKDGFSGNRCETETHTCLSEPCKHGGTCEDQPGSYLCHCPQGFQGQNCEIEQDACESNPCLNGGVCRGYRRHYVCVCKGGFFGDQCQMLEDPCVLQLCGNRGVCRTDRRGNYYCVCKTGYTGKDCEKDLLPPSGLHVLRVEESEVELRWDEPEPSHSLISGFAVTYAPLGRGGDPKTDYLDRHQSTHVMRGLVPGLLYNISTFSIKRSTNRKDSSQPATALIRTRPRRVEELQLVNVSSSQVWLRWLVQAARHAAVSRVHVSLLPSDGSEARTAVLNTSTTEYSFSSLLPGQMYTVDVLTQSGIRPDEFPSTSLSVGPLQFWSRPLPPQNLSLSHVTTNSALITWSRHPRSVPDGFVVNVTRGLNTRSRFLPNGKLGSYTLRELTPGQQYYLALTSVKSTGQQQIHSFPQHLAFTTLPMEGRSPRRERPAATGQGTQVGRTPPPSQPQDLGGAAVTENSEEIPRYTELIDRRGKITAKLTHLPRKAIRHRNKPDPPIRLEKMEETTNKISLALEIQEEGLRRKPESPQDCRSLPCQNGGTCVSGGDSFICDCAVGFKGKQCELSCQRVPHPCTRIYSETKSVPVWEGGVCHYLYKRTYKVQQDVCYREVCEPVLPKTSQTARKTHRQQ; this is translated from the exons ATGGTGTTGGTGCTGCAAGCCCTGCTGCCCTGCCTTTGCACCCTGCTTTCCCTGGACCTGCTGCCTGGGGTGGACCCCGCCGTGCCCCTGGAGGACTTCTACCCCTTTGGCCAGGACAAGGGGGACACCCAGACCATCGCTCAGGACGACGGAGGCTCCGGGCTGGTGGAGATCTCTGTTGCTTTCCCCTTCTTTGGAGACCGGCACACAGGACTCTAT GTTAACAACAATGGCCTTGTATCTTTCCTGAGGGAGGTATCGCAATTCACACCAGTAGCTTTTCCAATTGCTGGGGACAGACGGGTCGTAGCACCATTCTGGGCTGATGTGGACAACCGTCGGGCTGGGAGAGTCTTTTACAGAGAGAGCCTGGAGCCGTCCATCCTGAGTCGGGCATCTGGTGATGTCCGGATGTACTTTTCAGAGTTCCCCAGCTTCAAGGCCGTGTGGGCCCTCATCTCAACATGGCACCAAGTTACTTTCTTTGGAGGCAACTCCGTCACACCG GTAAATACTTTCCAAGTGGTGCTCATTACAGACGGAGAGCTTTCCTTTACTATATTCCAGTACAATAATATCACTTGGACCACAGGCATGCATGCCAGCAGCGGAGGAAACCTGGCCGGGCTGGGAGGGATCGCAGCGCAG GCAGGTTTCAATGCTGGTGACGGCAAGCGCTATTTCAACATCCCCAGCTCCCGCACGGCTGATGTGGTGAACGTTGAGGGGACCACCAACGTGGGCTACCCAGGCAGATGGGTGTTCCGTATTGACAACGCACACGTAGAAGTGGGTGGATGCAATAACTCAG CATCTGTGTGCCCACACCTGCGACCATGCCTGAATGGAGGCCAGTGCATCGACGACTGCATTACAGGCAACCCCTCCTTCACCTGCTCCTGCCTGGCTGGCTTCACCGGTCGACGCTGCCAAATCG ATGTAGATGAATGTGCCTCATATCCTTGCCAGAATGGAGGGACTTGTAAAGACCAGATTAACAGTTTCATCTGCCAGTGTCCACCTGCATACACTGGGATTCTGTGTGAAACAG atatCGACGAGTGCAGCGACAGGCCGTGCCTCAACAACGCGTTGTGTGTGCAAGGCGCCGGCACTTTCACCTGCGCGTGTGAACCGGGCTACACTGGCGCACTGTGTGAGACAG ACATAAACGAATGTGAGTCGCAGCCTTGTCTGAATGGAGGAGAATGCGTCGATCGGCTGGCCAACTTCACCTGCGTTTGTCCCGCTACCTTCACCGGAGCGCTCTGTGAGACAG AACTGGTAGCACTTCAGGTTAATTCAACTGAGGCAGAAAACCAAACAG CTTTGTGCGGAGACGATGAATGCAACAAGCACCAGATTTGTGAACACACTAGCTCCGGGGTCTACAACTGTACATGCGCTCCGGGCTTCTACGGGGACAAGTGTGAAG aggaaTGTCTTTGCGAGAATGGGGGTGTCTGTGTGGACATCAATGGGACATGTGAATGCCCTTCAGGCTACACAGGACTCTACTGTCAGTTCG TTACCCAAACGCCATGCAGTCATGGCAGGCTGTGCCCTGATGGAGGCCCTTGCTTGGAGTTCGGGGGAGCATACCTGTGCACGTGTCAGACAAGTGTAGCAGAGCTAGATCTCAAGGACTTCGATCCCTATG TACAGCCCCGATCGGTCTGCGACTCCTCTCCATGTCTGAATGGGGGTTACTGTTACGAGCGGGACGGGGGCTACACCTGCGAATGCAAATACGgctactgggggaaacactgtgAGAAAG TTAGACTCAACACTTGTGCTTCTGGTCCCTGCCGCAACGGTGGCTCCTGTAAGGAAGAGGCGGGAAgctacagatgtgtgtgtcccTACAGATTCACTGGGAAACACTGTGAAGTGG GGAAGCCAGACCCCTGTGCCTCCACCCCCTGTCTAAATGGCGGGACGTGTTTTCACTACATTGGAAAGTATAAATGTGAATGCACCGAGGCCTTCAGTGGCAGACACTGTGACATAAACAGGAGCTCAGTGCAAACCTCTGCAG AGCTGAGCTGTGGGCCGCCACTGCAAGTCAAGCACGCCGAGGTCCAGTTCTCCTCGACAACACCGGGCTCCATGGCCGTGTATATTTGCCACTCAGGCTTCATGTCTGTGCCCAGAGCCACCCAGAGCATCTGTGGTATTCAGGGAGACTGGAGCCAGCCACCAGTTTGTGAGG AGATCAACGAGTGTCTATTACAGCCTTGCCTTAATGGTGGTACGTGTCAAAACCAGGTTGGATCctaccagtgtgtgtgtaaggatgGCTTCAGTGGAAACCGCTGTGAAACAG agacacacacatgcctgtcTGAACCCTGTAAGCACGGGGGGACTTGCGAGGACCAGCCTGGATCCTACTTGTGCCACTGTCCACAAGGTTTCCAAGGCCAGAACTGTGAAATAG agcaGGATGCGTGTGAATCCAACCCCTGCCTGAATGGAGGAGTGTGTCGGGGCTACAGGCGGcattatgtgtgcgtgtgcaaagGAGGTTTTTTTGGGGACCAGTGCCAGATGT TGGAAGATCCATGTGTACTGCAGCTTTGTGGAAACCGTGGCGTCTGCAGGACTGACAGGAGAGGAAACTACTACTGTGTCTGCAAAACAGGATACACAGGCAAAGACTGTGAGAAAG ACCTGTTGCCTCCCTCTGGGCTTCATGTGCTGCGCGTGGAAGAGAGCGAGGTGGAGCTGCGCTGGGACGAGCCGGAGCCCTCGCACAGCCTGATCAGCGGATTCGCTGTCACCTACGCTCCACTGGGGCGAGGGGGTGACCCCAAAACAGATTACCTGGACAGGCATCAGTCCACCCACGTCATGCGGGGCCTGGTGCCCGGCCTGCTCTACAACATCTCCACCTTCTCCATCAAACGCAGCACCAACAGAAAAGACTCCAGTCAGCCTGCCACCGCACTGATACGCACCA gaccTCGgcgggtggaggagctgcagctggtgaACGTGTCCTCATCTCAGGTGTGGCTGCGTTGGCTGGTTCAGGCGGCTCGTCATGCAGCGGTCAGCAGGGTGCACGTGTCTCTGCTGCCCTCCGATGGAAGCGAGGCACGCACTGCAGTGCTCAACACCAGCACCACTGAGTACAGCTTCAG TTCGCTACTTCCTGGTCAGATGTACACAGTGGACGTGTTGACTCAAAGTGGAATCAGACCAGATGAGTTTCCCTCCACCAGCCTCTCAGTTGGACCACTGCAGTTCTGGAGCA GGCCTCTCCCCCCACAGAACCTCTCCCTGTCACATGTGACCACAAACTCCGCGCTGATCACCTGGAGCCGCCACCCGAGAAGTGTCCCAGATGGCTTTGTGGTCAACGTGACCCGAGGGTTGAATACCAGGAGTCGCTTCCTGCCCAACGGGAAGTTAGGATCGTATACCCTCCGTGAGCTGACGCCAGGACAGCAATACTATCTGGCTCTCACATCCGTCAAAAGCACGGGGCAGCAGCAGATCCACAGCTTTCCTCAGCACTTGGCCTTCACTACCT TGCCAATGGAGGGGAGATCACCAAGGAGAGAGAGGCCAGCGGCGACTGGTCAGGGAACGCAGGTGGGACGCACACCTCCCCCATCACAGCCTCAGGACCTGGGAGGTGCGGCAGTGACGGAGAACTCTGAGGAAATTCCCAG ATACACAGAGCTCATTGACAGGAGAGGAAAGATAACGGCCAAGTTGACTCACTTACCTCGAAAAGCCATTCGACATCGTAATA AGCCTGACCCTCCGATTAGATTAGAGAAGAtggaagaaacaacaaacaaaatcagcCTTGCACTAGAGATTCAAGAAGAAGGTTTAAGAAGGAAGCCTG AGTCGCCCCAGGACTGTCGCAGTCTGCCCTGTCAGAATGGGGGTACATGTGTGAGTGGAGGAGACTCCTTCATCTGCGACTGTGCAGTGGGGTTCAAGGGCAAACAGTGTGAACTGT CGTGCCAGCGAGTGCCCCACCCATGTACCCGTATCTACTCTGAAACAAAGAGTGTGCCTGTCTGGGAGGGTGGAGTCTGCCACTACCT atACAAAAGAACGTATAAAGTACAGCAGGACGTCTGTTATCGAGAGGTTTGTGAACCAGTGCTTCCGAAGACAAGTCAGA CagccagaaaaacacacagacaacaataA